One Anolis carolinensis isolate JA03-04 chromosome 5, rAnoCar3.1.pri, whole genome shotgun sequence DNA segment encodes these proteins:
- the LOC134299725 gene encoding germ cell nuclear acidic protein-like isoform X1, giving the protein MAEKAPFPGWASDEEDEAFELFLTRIKNPRAPRSGSKTPSSARRVKEPKEDFLSYLADKYGSAQRGPRPLSAAGTPGMPWKKRAPRSVSLPPPLTFSDSDDDQVFVDFTPRNPRQPQRSGLQQGGWRKGPSASSLEDRVPHRQSPDSSSNEEEEEDKGGSGRGNASGAPGAAAHSWRTAMSARSGSGSSDEEIGSLATRIKQRMLLSSEKSGLRTPGTSGERPSPAHPCPSVKREQPRPLGPCPSTPPAGPPQGRVLANVTQRHRTPPARGGSCRVQGCFLQELSDPETQHCKRFRSLKEELARSLYAFYNTSVFEQKLPESMEILWNKKMRKTAGCCVTGRRKGPPEQRYARIMLSEKVCDSADRLRDTLIHELCHAATWLLHGVRDGHGRFWSLYAKKAVTVHPELPVVERCHNYEINYKFTYECSRCGNTIGRHSKSLDTQRFVCALCRGPLALCQPTRKDGTPAARALTPFAKFVKENYGSAKRSQQGLSHADVMKKLSADFASSRERALSF; this is encoded by the exons ATGGCGGAGAAGGCCCCGTTCCCTGGCTGGGCCAGCGACGAGGAAGACGAGGCCTTCGAGCTGT tcCTGACCCGGATCAAGAACCCGAGGGCGCCCCGCAGCGGAAGCAAGACCCCCAGCAGCGCCCGGAG AGTGAAGGAGCCCAAGGAGGATTTCCTCAGTTACCTTGCTGACAAGTACGGATCCGCCCAAAGAG GACCAAGGCCTCTCTCTGCAGCAGGCACCCCGGGAATGCcctggaagaagagggccccTCGCTCCGTGTCGCTCCCGCCTCCGCTCACCTTCAGCGACAGCGATGACGACCAGGTCTTTGTCGACTTCACGCCGAGGAACCCCCGCCAGCCCCAGCGGTCGGGCCTCCAGCAGGGCGGTTGGAGGAAAGGCCCGTCTGCCTCCTCGTTGGAGGATCGTGTCCCTCACAGGCAGAGTCCCGACTCTTCCtcgaatgaggaggaggaggaggacaaaggGGGCTCCGGGAGAGGGAACGCAAGCGGGGCACCGGGCGCAGCAGCCCACAGCTGGCGGACGGCGATGAGCGCCAGGTCGGGATCCGGGAGCTCCGACGAAGAGATCGGCAGCCTGGCCACACGCATCAAGCAAAGGATGCTCCTCTCTTCCGAAAAGAGTGGCCTCCGCACCCCGGGCACCTCTG GAGAGAGGCCTTCCCCCGCACACCCCTGCCCATCCGTGAAGAGGGAGCAGCCCCGGCCTCTTGGGCCCTGCCCATCGACGCCGCCGGCCGGGCCCCCCCAGGGCAGGGTGCTTGCCAACGTCACCCAGCGGCACAGGACGCCACCCGCCAG GGGGGGCTCCTGCCGGGTGCAAGGCTGCTTCTTGCAGGAGCTGTCTGACCCAGAGACCCAGCACTGCAAGCGCTTCCGGAGTCTGAAGGAGGAGCTGGCGCGAAGCCTCTATGCCTTCTACAACACCTCCGTCTTTGAGCAAAAG TTGCCAGAGAGTATGGAGATCCTCTGGAACAAGAAGATGCGGAAAACGGCTGGGTGCTGCGTGACGGGCCGGCGGAAGGGCCCCCCGGAGCAGCGCTATGCGCGGATCATGCTCTCCGAGAAAGTCTGTGACTCTGCAG ACCGCCTGAGGGACACGTTGATCCACGAACTCTGCCACGCAGCCACGTGGCTCCTCCACGGCGTTCGGGACGGGCACGGCCGGTTCTGGAGCCTGTATGCCAAGAAGGCGGTCACGGTCCACCCGGAGCTCCCTGTGGTGGAGCGGTGCCACAACTACGAGATCAACTACAAGTTCACTTACGAATGCTCTCGATGTGGGAACAC GATCGGGCGCCATTCCAAGTCCTTGGACACGCAGCGCTTTGTCTGCGCCCTGTGCCGGGGCCCGCTCGCGCTGTGCCAGCCCACGAGGAAAGACGGCACGCCGGCCGCAAGGGCGCTGACTCCGTTTGCAAAGTTCGTGAAGGAGAACTACGGCTCGGCAAAGCGCTCACAGCAGGGACTCAGCCACGCGGACGTCATGAAGAAGCTCAGTGCGGACTTTGCCTCCTCCCGGGAGCGTGCGCTCAGCTTTTGA
- the LOC134299725 gene encoding germ cell nuclear acidic protein-like isoform X2, protein MPWKKRAPRSVSLPPPLTFSDSDDDQVFVDFTPRNPRQPQRSGLQQGGWRKGPSASSLEDRVPHRQSPDSSSNEEEEEDKGGSGRGNASGAPGAAAHSWRTAMSARSGSGSSDEEIGSLATRIKQRMLLSSEKSGLRTPGTSGERPSPAHPCPSVKREQPRPLGPCPSTPPAGPPQGRVLANVTQRHRTPPARGGSCRVQGCFLQELSDPETQHCKRFRSLKEELARSLYAFYNTSVFEQKLPESMEILWNKKMRKTAGCCVTGRRKGPPEQRYARIMLSEKVCDSADRLRDTLIHELCHAATWLLHGVRDGHGRFWSLYAKKAVTVHPELPVVERCHNYEINYKFTYECSRCGNTIGRHSKSLDTQRFVCALCRGPLALCQPTRKDGTPAARALTPFAKFVKENYGSAKRSQQGLSHADVMKKLSADFASSRERALSF, encoded by the exons ATGCcctggaagaagagggccccTCGCTCCGTGTCGCTCCCGCCTCCGCTCACCTTCAGCGACAGCGATGACGACCAGGTCTTTGTCGACTTCACGCCGAGGAACCCCCGCCAGCCCCAGCGGTCGGGCCTCCAGCAGGGCGGTTGGAGGAAAGGCCCGTCTGCCTCCTCGTTGGAGGATCGTGTCCCTCACAGGCAGAGTCCCGACTCTTCCtcgaatgaggaggaggaggaggacaaaggGGGCTCCGGGAGAGGGAACGCAAGCGGGGCACCGGGCGCAGCAGCCCACAGCTGGCGGACGGCGATGAGCGCCAGGTCGGGATCCGGGAGCTCCGACGAAGAGATCGGCAGCCTGGCCACACGCATCAAGCAAAGGATGCTCCTCTCTTCCGAAAAGAGTGGCCTCCGCACCCCGGGCACCTCTG GAGAGAGGCCTTCCCCCGCACACCCCTGCCCATCCGTGAAGAGGGAGCAGCCCCGGCCTCTTGGGCCCTGCCCATCGACGCCGCCGGCCGGGCCCCCCCAGGGCAGGGTGCTTGCCAACGTCACCCAGCGGCACAGGACGCCACCCGCCAG GGGGGGCTCCTGCCGGGTGCAAGGCTGCTTCTTGCAGGAGCTGTCTGACCCAGAGACCCAGCACTGCAAGCGCTTCCGGAGTCTGAAGGAGGAGCTGGCGCGAAGCCTCTATGCCTTCTACAACACCTCCGTCTTTGAGCAAAAG TTGCCAGAGAGTATGGAGATCCTCTGGAACAAGAAGATGCGGAAAACGGCTGGGTGCTGCGTGACGGGCCGGCGGAAGGGCCCCCCGGAGCAGCGCTATGCGCGGATCATGCTCTCCGAGAAAGTCTGTGACTCTGCAG ACCGCCTGAGGGACACGTTGATCCACGAACTCTGCCACGCAGCCACGTGGCTCCTCCACGGCGTTCGGGACGGGCACGGCCGGTTCTGGAGCCTGTATGCCAAGAAGGCGGTCACGGTCCACCCGGAGCTCCCTGTGGTGGAGCGGTGCCACAACTACGAGATCAACTACAAGTTCACTTACGAATGCTCTCGATGTGGGAACAC GATCGGGCGCCATTCCAAGTCCTTGGACACGCAGCGCTTTGTCTGCGCCCTGTGCCGGGGCCCGCTCGCGCTGTGCCAGCCCACGAGGAAAGACGGCACGCCGGCCGCAAGGGCGCTGACTCCGTTTGCAAAGTTCGTGAAGGAGAACTACGGCTCGGCAAAGCGCTCACAGCAGGGACTCAGCCACGCGGACGTCATGAAGAAGCTCAGTGCGGACTTTGCCTCCTCCCGGGAGCGTGCGCTCAGCTTTTGA
- the LOC103281512 gene encoding coiled-coil domain-containing protein 166-like, producing MAMRRPKSRRGAAQAQPGSGEPCVTGREKYLRQECATLSEHIDLYTQRMKDFEGQNEGLDKEAREIRENNKAYLSYLAKRTLRCQDAIITLNDQNRSELTQVLKQKEELTSQYTDKEKEVRSQLIEMETKYSLMNKEVEELKPFKELQAEQLARIRELERELLAMKIHHSEQMHLVKSRFLQQKAEYEAESQQKVQALAKRAEKEAVRSLIQHTKQIKAENRQLRDELLSLIKRAHGLDAIVRQLREQRAQLLREMRYCQGLADKRRWLTQKGQGPRGRLGQNGAVLPPANKEPAPPPPPPPPPTVVPASPRTATESLLLAGRVPRPPSGLSVRPSRSPPAEEEQQE from the coding sequence ATGGCAATGCGGAGGCCCAAGAGCAGGAGAGGAGCGGCCCAGGCGCAGCCGGGCTCGGGTGAGCCGTGCGTGACCGGGCGGGAGAAGTACCTGCGCCAGGAATGCGCCACCCTGTCGGAGCACATCGACCTGTACACGCAGCGCATGAAGGACTTTGAGGGGCAGAACGAGGGCCTGGACAAGGAGGCCCGGGAGATCCGGGAGAACAACAAGGCCTACCTGTCCTACCTGGCCAAGCGCACGCTCCGGTGCCAGGACGCCATCATCACGCTGAACGACCAGAACCGCTCCGAGCTCACGCAGGTCCTGAAGCAGAAGGAAGAGCTGACCTCGCAGTACACGGACAAGGAGAAGGAGGTGCGGAGCCAGCTCATTGAGATGGAGACCAAGTACTCGCTCATGAACAAGGAGGTCGAGGAGCTGAAGCCCTTCAAGGAGCTGCAGGCGGAGCAGCTGGCCCGCATCCGGGAGCTGGAGAGGGAGCTGCTGGCCATGAAGATCCACCACTCGGAGCAGATGCACCTGGTCAAGAGCCGGTTCCTGCAGCAGAAGGCCGAGTATGAGGCCGAGTCCCAGCAGAAGGTGCAGGCGCTGGCCAAGCGGGCCGAGAAGGAGGCCGTGCGCAGCCTCATCCAGCACACCAAGCAGATCAAGGCCGAGAACCGGCAGCTGCGCGACGAGCTGCTCAGCCTCATCAAGCGGGCCCACGGCCTGGACGCCATCGTCCGCCAGCTCAGGGAGCAGAGGGCGCAGCTGCTTCGGGAGATGCGGTACTGCCAGGGCCTGGCGGACAAGCGCCGATGGCTCACGCAGAAAGGGCAAGGGCCCCGCGGCCGACTGGGCCAGAACGGGGCCGTGCTCCCTCCGGCCAACAAGGAGcctgcaccaccaccaccaccaccaccaccacccacagTGGTCCCCGCAAGCCCACGGACAGCCACAGAGAGCCTCCTCCTTGCGGGAAGGGTCCCGAGACCCCCGAGCGGGCTGTCAGTGCGGCCCAGCAGAAGCCCCCCTGCcgaggaggagcagcaggagtGA